From the genome of Triticum aestivum cultivar Chinese Spring chromosome 1A, IWGSC CS RefSeq v2.1, whole genome shotgun sequence:
CCTCTTACAAAGCAGAACTTGGGGTAACGGATAACAAATGCATGTGACTACGTTAATGACAGATAACGAATGAAGACCTGAACACAATGCCACGACACGCCCTAGTACACCTAACCTCTGCAACAACGCCCTAAGAGGGGGAACGGCGCGAAGTGTCACTGCTGCCTAGCCCGAAACTGACAAGCATCTTCATCCGGAACCTGGCACAGAGAAAAGAACCATAACGGCATTCTAAAAAAAAGTGACACCCACACGGAGCTTTCGTTTGATAGCTCACCCGTAACATCACGAAGCACCCAGGACAACCACGACAAAAGTTTTCAGATCCAAATCTGTGGGTCGTCACTGTCAATGACAGAGACCATGCCCACCGCCACAGTTGCCATGACTCAAAAGTCAAAACAATGTGGATTCGTTACCACAAAATGGTCCGACCGCTGTATCACTATACCTACCCACCCAAAACAACATTATTGAGATGCGCATGCCCACCATCGAACCATTGACAGTTTTTCTTGGATAAAATCTAGATTCTCAACAGGGCGCACAACTCACGACTCAGCACATACCTGAACGCAGCAGAGAAGGACCGGGGCGACTCAGCACTAATtcctgggaggaggaggaggaggacgtacACGCACGGGAGGGTCGATGGAGATCGACGGCGACCTCCTCGTCACCAGGGCCGAGATCACGAACGCCGCGGCGGCCACGTTCGCGGACTCAACCGTGATTCCCGACAGGTACGCCCGGCCGGACGAGGTCGGGGACGGGGTCGTGGTGGGCGACGACGAGAGCCACGAGCTGCCGCTCGTAGACATGGCGAGGCTGCTCGACTCGGAGTCCTCGGAGGCGGAGACCGCCAAGCTTGGCTCTGCGTGtcgagacttgggcttcttccagGTTAGGCATCCTTCATCCTTTTTCGTATATATAGAGGGAATCTGCATTTGCATTATCCTTTTTCTGTAACAAATCTACACATTCTTCGTTTGCAGCTAACAAACCATGGACTTGACGAATCGGTTGTGCAAGACATGAAGAATAACGCTATGCAGTTCTTCCGCTTGCCACTGGAGAAGAAGAACGCGGTGGGCATCCAGGCCGGCGGCTTGGGAGGGTTTGGGCACCACTTCACCGGACCATCCCGGGACAAGTTGGACTGGGCAGAGAGCCTGATACTCACGACGCAGGAGAACGAGCAAACGAACGTGGAGTTCTGGCCAGCCGATCCGCCAACATTTAGGCATTCCTAATACACTACTACTGGTATGACTTTCGTCCAAAGTCAAATAGTGCACATGCTTATCACTCTGCTTGCTTTAATTCGGAGGTCTTATTCGCCTGCTTATAACACAGGGATGCACTCGAAAAGTACTCGCTCCAGATGTCTGGTCTCACGAGGCGCCTGCTAGGGTTCATGGCGAGCGACCTCGGAGTGGAGCGGGAGGCGCTCGACAGGGCCTTCCGGGGCAAGAGGCAGACCGTGGCCATGCACCACTACCCTCCATGCCGGCACCCGGACAAGGTGATAGGCATC
Proteins encoded in this window:
- the LOC123062639 gene encoding S-norcoclaurine synthase 1, producing MEIDGDLLVTRAEITNAAAATFADSTVIPDRYARPDEVGDGVVVGDDESHELPLVDMARLLDSESSEAETAKLGSACRDLGFFQLTNHGLDESVVQDMKNNAMQFFRLPLEKKNAVGIQAGGLGGFGHHFTGPSRDKLDWAESLILTTQENEQTNVEFWPADPPTFRHS